GTAGTAGCCCTTCCTTAAATCCACCTTGGTGAAGTACTTGGCCTgtccaagtctatcaaacaaGTCAACAATAAGCgggatgggatacttgttcttcacggtcaccttattgagcgcccgatagtctatgcataggcgcaacgagccatccttcttcttttgaaataacacCGGCGCGccataaggtgccttggatggACGGATATGACCGGCCTCGAGGAGCTCCTTCAACTGCTTCCTCAGCTCCTCTAACTCGGGTAGAGCCATGCTGTATGGTGGGTATGCGGACGGCCTCGCTCCTGGCTCCAACTCGATCCTGTGGTCTACCTCGCGCCTTGGAGGTAGGTGTCTTGGCAACTCTTCGGGCATCATgtctttgttttcttcaagCACCTTCTCTATGCAAGGTGGCAGTGTCTCCTTAGCACCATTGCCTTCATCCAAGCTCGCAATGGTGGCTACGAACGTCGGCTCCCCCTTCTTTAGGCCCTTCACAAGCTGCATGGCCGACAAGTGGGCTTGTTCTTCCTTCTTTGGCATCTTGACTAGAGGTACCATGCAGGGTCCCTCTCgctccatcaccaagagttgttggaggtagggatCGATCATCGTGTGGTACCGTTGGAAGAACTCCTGtccaagaatgatatcaaagatatctaagggggcGACAGTGAAGCTtgtcttaccttgccacttGCCCAATGTGATGTCTACTCCATGAGCGACTCCGCACACGGGAGTCAATGGTGCGTTGACCGTCTTCAGGCGGGTGTTGCTTGGcccataacttagccccaaccttGCTGTCGCCGTCTTGGTCATGATGTTGGCTTCTGCTCCAGAATCCACCATGGCACGAGCTGGTCGTCCGTTGATGGATATGTCAACATACTAGGCAGAGTAATCCCCCGCCTTCTCGGCTTGCTTCGCGATGGCTCCACATAGCCCGATCATGCCTAGCTGAGTCGTGTCCGAGCCCTGCCCTTGGTCTACTTCCTTATCCTTTCGCTCCCGCAgtatggcaccaaggttcttcatcttCGGACACCTGGCATAGCCGTGAGGACCTCCACATATGTAGCAGCCACTGCTCTTCGTGGTCTGCTCCTTTCTCTCGGCGTAGCCCTGTCGCCCGAACCTCCTGCCGTCGGACTTGTTGGAATCATGGCTCTTGGGTGGAGGATGTTGCTCTTTGCCTTTGCCACAATCTCCCCCACCTTTGGCATGACTACTCCTTATTTCTTTGCCCTTGCCTCTGTCATGCCTGTCATGCTTAAAGTCCGTCAAGGCTTCGACTTGGGTGATGGCctcatcgatggtgctgacttgACGGCGCTCCAACTCAGTCTTGGCCCAGCTCTGCagcccatccatgaagtggaagagcataTCTTCATCTGTAAGGTTGGGGATTTGAAGCGTAAGGGTAGTGAACTCTTTCACATAGGCCCGTATGCTACCCGTATGCTTCAGCTCCCGGAACTTGcgtttggcctcatagatgacattgttggggaagaaggccttcttgaactcGTCCCGGAATTGCTCCCaggtgttgatggtgcatagACCCTTCCCGATTTCGGACTCCTTGCGCTTCCACCAcaacatggccatctccgagaggtatagcacgaccgtgttgatcctcgtctcgtcgctcttcactttgttacacttgaagtaattctccaagtgccaaaggaagttctccacctcttgtgcatcacgggcacctttgaacattggtggcttgggagcctcaatcttggccttcCGGTCCGCACTGGACGTCATGCATCTCCCAGCATCTATGTCTCCCTTGAGTGCTGCCatctcggccttcatggtctccatcgtgcttagcgcgtccatgagccgacactccaaggaagtgatTACCTCCTTCATCTCGTACTCGGCAGCCTTgcgcacctccaactccttccggatgttgtcgttctcctcaagggtgaacttctctagagacttgaacttgccattgaccttgttcaagcgcttgccTAATATCTCCACTGCTTGCCGGGCAGCATCCACCCTTGCAATCCACTCCATGCCGGGTGTGACGTCCACGGGCTCCTCGCCTCGCTCATCGTCACTCATCTcagtggccgagggtgagtaggatgttagggcctcgcttggtgtaggctccagcggcacctcctcatttctcttagagtttttctttcccttgcggtgcttccttccaacatcttgcttgacgttgctggcggtagtggcgttgatgtctccctcacttgccatatcccttagtaAAACCTCGCTCTAATACCACGTTGTCACGGATTTAGACTTCACCctaagacttccgtgcggcacttgacaacttactcacgaatctttcacgatcttgcaagctcaagtaagcctttatgactagatcgctaagggaacgctagattataagaaagacaagagagcttttatgaagaaggcttttgtattactttggaagaatgcttgtttGCTTTATGtgttgctacaaatgaatgccccctctatttatactactcctaaggggctcaagtataaataaaaattgatatacaagtccctccatatttacaaagaagtccctctctagaattctctacatactctagagaattctaagtctttcaagacttctctacaagcttctataaggatctagagtcttctactaacctctccaagactctagatttttctaccttcttcaagatcaagtggcggggcATAACACTAGGCACcaaaagaattttaaaacataaaatgaTGGATTAAACTTTTTGGGCGTATTCCATGAATATGTTTTTAATGAAATCATTATCAAAGATTAATTTGATCCCAGCTAGGAGGCACTGACCATAttcactttatatatatatatatatatatttcttttgctTTACAGATTAGcacataaaatttaataaattaaaatatttaactcTTAATTTTTGACAACCAATAGTGTAAGCCAAAACAAAGTGAGGGTTGCTCAGTTGGTTAAGCACCTTCACCCACGACCGATAGGTCTGGGTTTGAGTCACATCCTCCAAAATAagggataaaaaaaattgtgtaagCCAACGATGGTAAGTCCTTTATATCTGATTATACCCACTGGCAAAAATCTAATCTGTTTGTCATATTTGATCACATATataataacttatttaataatatatatgttgttcCTTTTTAACTATCGTATTATTTAATGTTATCGttatttattattgtattttaattttttttgacatattatattgaattaaggatgtattcaaaataatattagTATCTTCAAAAGATatgcgtatatatatatatttaaaattttcacttatcatattatatcagataTGTTATTCAAGTAATTCATCCTCTTTAAATATTATAAGtatttctctaaaattttattttaatatatctaCACTATGATTttggtggggtgggggtgggggtgggggtgggggtttGGCAATCTGTTGTGTGTAGTGTATATTCTTGTTAataaacaattttatttttaagactTATTGTATTTGCATAAAATAAAGTATGTGGGTCCAATAATTCTTTATTATAACTAGTAGTGGtaactattttatactattatttttattgctaATGAGTGGCAGTAGGGTTCACATATCTGTACCaaagcaaaataagaaaaaagccTTTGCCCAAACATATTAGACAATAATAATAGCTTTATGAAAGCAACCctctccacctactctcctttatctgattttattttattttcctcttGAGATTTGTAAAGTTTTGTCTGTTGTAAAATTTGCTTTCCACATATCTCAGGAtaggtaaaaataaataaatatatatttgtatcgcgtggttataacaaaaatatattgaataattataatttagtaATAATTATATCTAGGGTTAAAATTAGGTGTCAAGATTatgtttataatattaatatttttttcaacataCATTTTCTGATGTTTATAAAAATcttatatttttgattttttgattaaattaattaaaatataaaaattttaaaaatataaaaatttatttttttattattagttaagaacatatgtttattaattaatatatattaaatatttaatttaatatcatctataaaaactcttatttatctaatataaattttaagtttaaataattaactttatttttaaaatttgatataaccATAATGCAATCAAACaatacaattttaattataCCATTATGACAAATAAACatgtcatcatcatcataattataaaattgataattactattttaataattatatcaattttaattatCAAGTGGCTTTCCAAAATAGACTGGAAGTAAAAAGTGAATTAAGGGAGTACAACAATCGATgctattttccaagaatataaGGAGGCAAGGACTAAAAAGCACGAGTTTTGGTTCTCCTTTGCACTTTCCAGTGCAGTGCCATTTTTATAGTCTTCTTCCGAGGTAAGCAAAGGGCAAAAATGGGAATCTGGGATTTCATAAGCTCCGGCACAGAAGTGGTGAAACGGAATACACGGGATCTAGCAACTCCGGTGAAGAAGGTATGTGAAAGATCCTATTATTACAGTGCGGCCACCGTCAGAAAGATCGACGACGAACTACAGAAGCTGGGTCAGTACAGTTACATGCCTGATGAAGAAGGCAGGGCTAAAATCGTCAATTTCAGTACAAAATTCGTCAAAAATGCTTCCTTTTATGCGGTTAAAGAAGCAGCCAACATCTTCATCCCTGGTTTGCTCTCTTCTCCTTTACGAATCCAACCCCCCTACCCCcctaaaatcataaataatgcACGTGCAGTCGATATTTATACCACATTAGAGGCAGATTAATGAGATTTGAGGTATTATAACACATGCCTGGCAAATCTCGTGAGATTTGTCATGTTGTACTTATTCAACTTTATCatattttgttgaaaataaattaagagTAGAAAGTCTAAATTGTTTAGGAttagttatttgatatttatttaatttatgtctatgtagaatttatttgtcttaatttatatatgaatatgtttTCTAATTGTAGAAGACAATACGAGTTAGCCCAAATGAAATCAACAAAGTccgtcaatttttttttttgcaagagTTACTGATATTGTCAACGATATGAGGACTAATGGAGAAGCATTAGACTAAGTTAAAGTTGTTGAAAAAGTATTGCGATCCATGTGTACAAAATTTCACACCAAGAAGACGTTCCTAAAAGCCCCCATAGATCTTAGCACTTTGACACTTGATGATTTAAAAGGTGAATTAGTGACATACGAGATGCCCCTTAATCATCAGAAGACAAAAACAATTGATGAATTGTTGCAAGCAAAGATGACTCAACCTAAccgaaaagaaaagaagagatatcAAACTTGGCTGACACAAATCAAAAAGGTCAGAATTTCAGAGGTAGAGGACAAGGAAACAGGAGTAACTTTTGAGGCCGTGGTAAATGTAATTTTTCTTATCAACAGAGAAATAATAACAATTTCAGAAAGGAACAACAAAGTAATCAAAGTTTGGGACATCTTCACTTGCCCATTGAGAgtgcaaaataatttttttgtcaaatcaatattttgtatttaataGGTAtacattttgaatattttaaatattcaatAGATACTAATGCTAATTGAGGTGTGACAACTTAAGAGGCCGCCAAAATCTAAAGTGAAATTGGGGAAATGAATAAACGTGTTTTCACCTAGTGAATTATTACCACTATAATGTTGCATAAAAAAGTAGTGTTCATGTGTGCAGGTGTCTCCCAAATTTACTCTCAAACAGTTCGCGAAATGGAAATCGAGTCTAAAAAGAATCAAAACGTGTCGCCTGACAAGGAAATAGCTGGCAATTCGAGTAAGGATACCAGTAGTACTGGTACTCTGGGATTGCTCGATGGGGCTGAGATTCTGGAAAAAAGAGAACCACCGTTAGTTTCTGAAAATAAAGTTGAGGTTGATTCATTTGCACATCGAACAGCTGAAGAGGGGGGAGCTATAAGTGGTCAACCGAACATCATTCGTCAAAAAATTAGATCTTTAATATAGGTAAAATATTCTCTATTTTGTGGATATATAAATAAAGTACAACAGAGGTTGGTAATCTGATGATAAGCTTGCTCATTTAAAGTCTCTGGTTCGAAAATTATCACCGTCCtaagaaattatatttaaaaataataactaaagtATACTTTCCACTattattcttttcattatttttaaactattgTTTTTTAGAAAATGTAAAATAGTTCAACAATTTTCttgaactttaaaatattcacttattttaaattataaaaaaagtctcaataattcacttaatatgaactAGAGAAAGTGTATTCAACTAATAGCTAAAATTGTTTTTCTTGACTTTTCTCCGTTAGTTTTAATTTATACCATTGAtagttttataatttattttttcgtATGATTTAGTTAAATGATATgtagtttaattttaaatttgggTGCACTCATtcattagtaaaaaaaaaaatgttttgtgCACCCACTTcgcttaaaaaaaaattatttcctgTTTTAAGGTTTGAACGTCTTTGACGAAATTTCTAGCTCTGCCATAGACTTGAAGACGTCCTACGAGATGAAGGAATTTATTGGCACTCGTTATCTGGACGATTTACTGGTTCCTGATCATCGACAACAGAAGAAAGCATAATTGATTCTAGTATGTATATTGACatttcatatatatttaatgtTTGTGTTACTGGATTGTTCCTAGTGTATGTTTGTATGTAGATATCTAATTTCTTAAGTTACCTCTTTGTTGTGCTTCCTTTGAAGCAAAATTTATATAGTTATAGTCTATGCAACAACAATTTGGACTGCAGAATCACGAGTTTGAATATCTGTTAAATGACTCTACGATTGTATTCACAATTTGAATCAGAGAATCATGACGAGTTTAATTGAATATGCTTGTAATTAGAATTAGGCTTCTTTACCTTTGCTCTAGGGTAAGATTTGTATACATTCTATTTTTGTAGACTTCACTTTATGGGACTATGATGAATATGTTGTCGTCGTTCAGACATATCATTTTTTGTTACTTTCTCTCCATatgtcacaaaagataatgttgtataatataatttatataaattttatataatgtaatttgtataattgtttaaaattcaattgtttgtgtttgtataaattcgttattttgaatttatacaaaaataactcaattattcgCGAATTACACAAAGGAGACAATTTAAACTATAGCTACAACCCGTAAACATGTAAATTATAGCTAAGGAGCCTaactaaatttattataatagtTATTTGTGAATTTTTCCGCATTTAATTTCAGTAAAATAGCCCGATAATACGGTTGAACTACattatttttcctttaattttttaattaggGAGAGAAATCTTAAACTCAAAGGTGGATTGGATTCATTATTTGTATTTTAGGTGTCGTTTTCGTCAAAAtagtttttgggaaaattttgaaaacaatTTGAGAATTAGTATTTTgccatataatttattattacttggcaaataatttggGAATTGGTATTTGACCATATAATTTGTCATTACTTGACAAATATTccaagttcccaagttctaaaaaaaactagaacttgaaaaattttaaaaa
This sequence is a window from Solanum dulcamara chromosome 10, daSolDulc1.2, whole genome shotgun sequence. Protein-coding genes within it:
- the LOC129871691 gene encoding uncharacterized protein LOC129871691, with protein sequence MGIWDFISSGTEVVKRNTRDLATPVKKVCERSYYYSAATVRKIDDELQKLGQYSYMPDEEGRAKIVNFSTKFVKNASFYAVKEAANIFIPGVSQIYSQTVREMEIESKKNQNVSPDKEIAGNSSKDTSSTGTLGLLDGAEILEKREPPLVSENKVEVDSFAHRTAEEGGAISGQPNIIRQKIRSLI